In a genomic window of Flavobacteriales bacterium:
- a CDS encoding DUF3857 domain-containing protein — MHERGEEFLLQDRQSHLGRDEFCFRLVTRLTSSEGVQNGSQVSIRIDPSYQRLVIHHIAVIRDGAVILHATPSSVRVLQQEPDLAMHLYDENRTIVVDLPGVRKGDLIDQLYTTKGENPAHQGRFSAHYQMGYGVPIGRDRVRLVIPTDRSVDYREHDVAGLRKVLSLAGAEEWMWDRAQVPCTRSEDRTPGWHRTFPSLEVSEFGTLEDLRQWAIGLYDIDRSLSGQLADVVRELKSVRDPLARIDSAVHLVQREVRYLGLEDGISAYRPHPPAQVLHQRFGDCKDQSLLLVTLLNAIGVEAWPALVNTNEGRRLPQSLPRPGLFDHCVVLLRHAGQEYWIDPTRTHGMGSLKERTVPDFAYGLVLDEKRSGWSALPYLRRGAVELEERFTLDSIGGGAILDVLTVYRGQQADMQRAHLAGNSLAQVGKSYLDFYSRQYGGATALGPIKVTDDPTANILKVAERYSLMDLWEGPDSTGVYVLNAEATYLRDVVFTSNVRFRATPIALSYPFEVRQRIILKMPEPWSVEIQPKEINGFGIQYTQATRAFADTVLAEFYYSSDSLSVAAEDSPAFHDQQEQIMDDLGFVLTYGGEVDGLIVRQRWAIAAILLFVALAIWGAIVLYRFDPPRQSRRTWHADDSHWRVDGAACDRIDPEPFQGDVRLAERLARLHLQPRVCELCGG; from the coding sequence TTGCACGAGCGGGGAGAGGAGTTCCTGCTACAGGACAGGCAATCGCATCTTGGCCGAGATGAGTTCTGCTTCCGATTGGTTACGCGGCTGACCTCGTCAGAAGGGGTGCAGAATGGGTCGCAGGTGTCGATACGGATCGACCCTTCTTACCAGCGCTTAGTCATCCATCACATCGCTGTGATACGCGACGGGGCGGTGATTCTGCACGCAACGCCATCAAGCGTTCGGGTACTGCAACAGGAGCCCGATCTTGCGATGCACCTCTATGATGAGAATCGGACGATAGTGGTTGACCTGCCTGGTGTACGGAAAGGGGATTTGATTGACCAACTATACACGACCAAGGGCGAGAACCCTGCGCACCAAGGCAGGTTCAGTGCCCATTACCAGATGGGGTACGGTGTGCCTATCGGCCGCGATCGCGTTCGACTGGTCATTCCCACTGATCGATCAGTCGACTACAGGGAGCATGATGTTGCGGGCCTGCGCAAAGTGCTCTCGCTTGCTGGGGCGGAGGAATGGATGTGGGACCGAGCGCAGGTGCCATGCACCCGGTCGGAAGACCGGACGCCGGGCTGGCACCGGACCTTCCCATCGCTCGAAGTGAGTGAGTTTGGGACGCTGGAGGACCTGCGTCAATGGGCCATCGGCCTCTATGACATCGACCGCAGCCTTAGCGGGCAGTTGGCCGATGTTGTCAGGGAATTGAAGTCCGTACGCGACCCGCTCGCGCGGATTGATAGCGCGGTGCACCTGGTGCAGCGTGAGGTTCGCTATCTCGGCCTCGAGGACGGCATCAGCGCATACAGGCCGCATCCGCCCGCTCAGGTGCTCCACCAGCGCTTCGGTGATTGCAAGGACCAGTCGCTCCTACTGGTCACGCTGCTCAATGCAATCGGCGTTGAAGCGTGGCCTGCACTGGTGAACACCAACGAAGGCCGTCGATTGCCGCAAAGCCTTCCCAGACCCGGCCTCTTCGATCACTGCGTCGTGCTCCTCAGGCATGCCGGCCAGGAGTACTGGATCGATCCAACTCGAACCCATGGCATGGGATCGCTGAAGGAGCGCACCGTACCGGACTTCGCATACGGATTGGTACTTGATGAGAAGCGAAGCGGATGGTCGGCCCTGCCGTACCTGCGCCGGGGTGCGGTGGAATTGGAAGAGCGCTTCACCTTGGACTCGATCGGAGGCGGGGCCATTCTGGATGTACTCACTGTTTACCGTGGCCAGCAGGCCGACATGCAACGTGCGCACTTGGCCGGCAACAGCCTGGCGCAGGTCGGCAAGAGCTACCTCGACTTCTACAGCAGGCAGTACGGCGGGGCCACCGCCTTGGGTCCGATTAAAGTCACGGATGATCCGACTGCGAACATCTTGAAGGTCGCTGAGCGCTATTCGCTGATGGACCTGTGGGAAGGCCCCGATAGCACAGGGGTTTACGTGCTCAATGCGGAGGCCACCTACCTGCGCGACGTCGTGTTCACGAGCAACGTCCGGTTCCGGGCCACCCCAATTGCACTCAGCTACCCATTCGAGGTGAGGCAGCGAATCATCCTCAAGATGCCGGAGCCGTGGTCCGTTGAAATCCAGCCGAAGGAGATCAACGGATTCGGAATACAATACACTCAGGCAACGCGGGCCTTTGCTGATACCGTTCTCGCCGAGTTCTATTACAGCTCGGATAGCCTGAGCGTAGCTGCAGAGGATTCTCCAGCTTTCCATGACCAGCAAGAGCAGATCATGGATGATCTGGGATTCGTGCTGACCTATGGCGGCGAGGTTGACGGGCTGATCGTGCGCCAACGCTGGGCAATCGCCGCGATCCTCCTCTTCGTCGCCCTGGCGATCTGGGGCGCTATCGTGCTATATCGGTTCGATCCCCCCAGGCAAAGCCGACGCACTTGGCATGCCGACGACAGCCATTGGCGGGTGGATGGTGCTGCCTGCGATCGGATTGATCCTGAGCCCTTTCAGGGTGATGTTCGACTTGCTGAGCGATTGGCCCGACTTCATCTACAGCCCCGTGTATGCGAGCTATGTGGCGGTTGA
- a CDS encoding DUF2569 domain-containing protein, protein MVLPAIGLILSPFRVMFDLLSDWPDFIYSPVYASYVAVEDPSLYQLYCYFSQAMNIGVLTVCILANLLFWSRRTSLPRIMVLFYAMNFLNLFIDLMAYDFFDLRAVTGEAYGAKDVVRAFIGAAIWIPYFLVSSRVHTTFRKRYDGSFDGQAPGQI, encoded by the coding sequence ATGGTGCTGCCTGCGATCGGATTGATCCTGAGCCCTTTCAGGGTGATGTTCGACTTGCTGAGCGATTGGCCCGACTTCATCTACAGCCCCGTGTATGCGAGCTATGTGGCGGTTGAAGATCCGAGCCTGTATCAGCTCTATTGCTACTTCTCGCAGGCTATGAACATCGGTGTTCTTACCGTGTGCATACTGGCTAACCTTCTCTTCTGGAGCCGACGGACGAGCTTGCCCCGTATCATGGTGCTGTTCTATGCGATGAACTTCCTCAATCTGTTCATCGACCTTATGGCCTACGACTTTTTCGATCTACGGGCGGTTACTGGTGAGGCTTATGGTGCGAAGGATGTGGTGCGCGCATTCATCGGTGCTGCCATCTGGATTCCGTACTTCCTGGTCTCATCCCGCGTGCATACCACCTTCCGCAAGCGCTACGATGGCAGCTTCGATGGTCAGGCTCCCGGGCAGATCTAG
- a CDS encoding shikimate dehydrogenase: protein MIRYGLIGKPLSHSFSQRYFTEKFQRAGLADHRYDLFGIERAEDLRTLIAATPGLRGLNVTIPYKQAVMPLLDAIDPLAAAVGAVNTIKIEGDRLTGFNTDVEGFRQTLLPLLNKKKPRALVLGSGGASRAVAFALREQGIKFRVVSRSRERGDMTYDLLEPIVVDVCTLIINTTPLGMHPDVESMPPIPYEAIGRKHVLIDLVYNPVETGFLKEGRNRGAVIANGLDMLHAQAEASWRIWNGV, encoded by the coding sequence ATGATCCGATACGGCCTCATCGGCAAGCCCCTCTCCCACTCCTTCAGCCAGCGCTACTTCACGGAGAAATTCCAGCGCGCGGGACTCGCCGATCACCGCTACGACCTCTTCGGGATCGAGCGCGCTGAAGACCTGCGCACGCTCATCGCCGCCACGCCGGGATTGCGCGGATTGAATGTCACCATCCCATACAAGCAGGCCGTTATGCCGTTGCTCGATGCCATCGACCCCTTAGCGGCCGCAGTGGGCGCCGTGAACACCATCAAGATCGAAGGCGACCGGCTCACCGGATTCAACACCGACGTGGAGGGATTCCGCCAGACGCTGCTCCCGCTCCTGAACAAGAAGAAGCCGCGCGCACTGGTGCTGGGCAGTGGCGGAGCGAGCCGCGCGGTGGCTTTCGCGCTGCGCGAGCAAGGCATCAAGTTCCGGGTGGTGAGCCGCAGCCGGGAACGCGGTGACATGACCTATGACCTGCTGGAGCCCATCGTGGTGGATGTATGCACGCTCATCATCAACACCACGCCGCTGGGCATGCACCCGGATGTAGAATCGATGCCGCCGATTCCGTACGAAGCCATAGGGAGAAAGCACGTGCTGATCGATCTGGTGTACAATCCGGTCGAGACGGGATTCCTGAAAGAAGGGAGGAATCGCGGCGCCGTGATCGCTAATGGGCTCGACATGCTGCATGCTCAGGCTGAAGCGAGCTGGCGGATCTGGAACGGGGTCTAG
- a CDS encoding DUF368 domain-containing protein, whose protein sequence is MNLRERVKLFLKGMSMGAADVVPGVSGGTIAFISGIYEELLRSIKGIGPDTLKALRQGGLKGAWQQANADFLVTLVAGIGTSILLLVRPITWALTEHPVLIWGFFFGLIAASVWLCGILVKRWGAGPVVGLLIGAGIALYIGLAEPGTASDTLPYYFMAGAIAICAMILPGISGSFILLLMGAYLPVMTAVKTFDLPVIAVFGAGCLFGLMAFSRLLNWMFQRHHDLTVATLTGFLLGSLYIVWPWKQVLSTRVVHAGRPDEHLEPFITRSVWPGDYATITEIDTALGITAKDPHILGAVVLALVGASLLLVLERFAPPRA, encoded by the coding sequence ATGAATCTCCGCGAGCGGGTGAAGCTCTTCTTGAAAGGGATGTCGATGGGCGCTGCCGATGTGGTGCCCGGGGTCTCCGGCGGCACCATCGCCTTCATCTCCGGCATCTATGAGGAACTGCTGCGCTCGATCAAGGGCATCGGCCCGGATACGCTCAAGGCCTTGCGGCAAGGCGGGCTCAAAGGCGCGTGGCAGCAGGCCAACGCCGACTTCCTGGTCACGCTCGTCGCAGGCATCGGCACCAGCATCCTCCTGCTCGTGCGCCCCATCACTTGGGCACTGACGGAGCATCCCGTGCTCATCTGGGGCTTCTTCTTCGGATTGATCGCGGCCAGCGTTTGGCTTTGCGGCATCCTGGTGAAGCGCTGGGGTGCTGGGCCTGTCGTTGGCCTCCTGATAGGCGCGGGCATCGCGCTCTACATCGGGTTGGCTGAGCCGGGCACCGCGAGCGACACCTTGCCTTACTACTTCATGGCCGGCGCCATCGCCATCTGCGCCATGATCCTGCCGGGCATCAGTGGGTCGTTCATCCTGCTGCTCATGGGCGCCTACCTGCCCGTGATGACGGCCGTGAAGACCTTCGATCTACCGGTGATCGCTGTCTTCGGAGCGGGCTGCCTGTTCGGGCTCATGGCCTTCTCACGCCTGCTCAATTGGATGTTCCAGCGCCACCACGACCTTACCGTGGCCACCCTCACCGGCTTCCTGCTCGGTTCGCTCTACATCGTTTGGCCGTGGAAGCAGGTGCTCAGCACGCGCGTGGTGCACGCTGGCAGACCCGATGAGCACCTGGAGCCCTTCATCACGCGCAGCGTTTGGCCGGGCGACTACGCCACCATCACCGAGATCGACACCGCCTTGGGCATCACCGCGAAGGACCCGCACATACTAGGCGCCGTGGTGCTCGCGTTGGTCGGCGCATCGCTGCTGCTCGTGCTCGAGCGATTCGCCCCTCCGCGCGCATGA
- a CDS encoding DUF3471 domain-containing protein: MPYQALRGADGACGVLSTVNDLAKWDAMWADEGKAKDKAFLSQASYNRITAMHLPMGGRRDGAALGWFLESDHNETVITHSGGMPGFILNHAVAPDKDLAVICLGNGESYSVFAITAEILDLYLGDGKADPVADMLPRLAKRQEREAKRVADRLSARTPKTKPSLPAAAFTGTYTDKIYGDAVITEKDGKLSLSLKPAPELFTGGLSHWHFDTFQWQHQDPFLEPGYITFSFDADHKVSGFRIELHSPDFHFHKLDFKRKG, encoded by the coding sequence CGGTGAACGACCTCGCCAAGTGGGATGCGATGTGGGCCGATGAGGGCAAGGCGAAAGACAAGGCGTTCCTCAGTCAGGCCAGCTACAACCGCATCACGGCCATGCACCTGCCCATGGGCGGGCGACGCGATGGCGCTGCGCTCGGCTGGTTCCTTGAATCGGACCACAACGAAACGGTGATCACGCACAGCGGCGGCATGCCGGGCTTCATCCTCAACCATGCGGTGGCGCCCGATAAGGACCTCGCGGTGATCTGCCTCGGCAACGGCGAATCGTACAGCGTGTTCGCCATCACCGCCGAGATCCTCGACCTCTACCTGGGCGATGGCAAGGCCGATCCGGTGGCCGACATGCTGCCTCGGCTCGCCAAGCGCCAGGAGCGCGAAGCCAAGCGCGTTGCCGATCGCCTCTCAGCGCGCACGCCGAAGACGAAGCCCTCGCTGCCCGCTGCGGCATTCACGGGCACCTACACCGACAAGATCTACGGCGATGCGGTGATCACCGAGAAGGACGGCAAGCTCTCCCTCTCGCTGAAGCCCGCGCCCGAGCTCTTCACCGGCGGGCTCTCGCATTGGCACTTCGACACCTTCCAGTGGCAGCACCAGGACCCCTTCCTCGAGCCCGGCTACATCACCTTCAGCTTCGATGCCGACCACAAGGTCAGCGGATTCCGGATCGAATTGCACAGCCCCGATTTCCATTTCCACAAGCTCGATTTCAAACGGAAGGGCTAG